CGTGCGGCCGCATGGCCCGCTGGTCTGGATCCACGGCGCCAGCGTCGGCGAGGTGCTGGCCGCGGCGGCGTTGATCGAGCGCCTGCGCGATCTCAATCTGCGCATCCTGCTGACCTCGGGCACCGTCACCTCGGCGACCGTGGTCGCAAAGCGGTTTCCGCCCGACGTGATCCATCAATACGTGCCGTATGACTCGCCGCGCTATGTCGCGCGCTTCCTCGACCACTGGCAGCCGTCGCTGGCGCTGTTCATCGAATCCGACCTGTGGCCGAACCTGATCCTGGCGGGCGCGACGCGCCGGGTGCCGATGGTGCTGATCAACGGACGGATGTCGCCGCGCTCGTTCCCGCGCTGGCGGCGCATGCAGGGCACCATCTCGGCGCTGCTGTCGCGCTTCGACATCTGCCTCGCGCAGTCGAGGACCGATGCCGAACGCTTCGCCACGCTCGGCGGCCGCGACGTCGTCACCACGGGCAACCTCAAGCTCGACGTGCCGGCGCCGCCGGCCGATCCCGCCAAGCTCGAACGGCTGATGGCGATGACGCGCGGGCGCCCCATCATCGTCGCGGCCTCGACCCACCCGGGCGAGGACGAGATGCTGGTCGCGGCGCATCGCAACCTGTCCGGCTTCTTCCCGCAGCTCCTCACCGTGATCGTGCCGCGCCATCCCGATCGCGGCTCCTCGATCTCGGGCCTGGTCACGGCCTCGGGCCTGAAGCCGGCATTGCGCTCGCGCGAGGAGCTGCCGACCGCGACCACCGACGTCTATGTCGCCGACACCATGGGCGAACTCGGCCTGTTCTACCGGCTGTCGCCGATCGTGTTCATGGGCGGATCGCTGATCCGCCATGGTGGCCAGAACCCGATCGAGGCGATCAAGCTCGGGGCGGCGGTCGTGCATGGCCCGCACGTCTTCAACTTCGCCGATGTCTACGAGGCGCTCGACGGCAGCGGCGGTGCGCGCCAGGCCGACACGCCGGAGGCGCTGGTCAAGCAGCTCGGCCTGCTGCTGGCCGAGCCGACGGTCCGCGAGAAGATGCAGCGTGCAGGCGCGGGCGTGGTCGAGGATCTCGGCGGCGCGCTCAACCGCACCATGACCGCGCTCGAGCCGTATCTGCTGCAGCTGCGGATCGAGATGGGAGCCGCCAATGCGTGAGCCGGCCTTCTGGTACCGGCCACGTTCTCTTCCGTCATTCGCGTTATGGCCGCTCGGAGCGCTCTACGGCGCGATCACCCAACGGCGCATGCTGCGCCAGGGCACGGATGCCGGCATCCCCGTGATCTGCGTCGGCAATTACCATGTCGGCGGCGCCGGCAAGACGCCGACCGTGCTGGCCCTGACCAGGCTCCTGCGCGAGCTCGGCGAGACCCCGGTGGTGCTCAGCCGCGGCTATGGCGGGCGCTTGCAAGGCCCGGTCATGGTCGACCGCATACGCCACACCGCGGCCGACATCGGCGACGAGCCCCTGATGATGGCGCGCGATGTCCCGGTCGTGGTGGCGCGAGACCGCCTCGACGGCATCGCGCTGGCGAAATCGCAAGGCGCCACATTGGTCCTGATGGACGACGGCTTCCAGAACCCGCGTTTGCTCAAGGACGCCTCGCTGATCGTGATCGACAGCGAACGCGGCCTGGGCAACGGCCAGATATTTCCGGCCGGTCCGCTGCGCGCGCCGCTGAAGGCGCAGCTCGACCGCACCGACGCGCTGGTGCTGATCGGCGACGGCCATGCCGCCGACGATGTCGCCTCCGCGCTCGCCAGCCGCGGCAAGCCGGAATTGCGCGCGCGGTTGAAGCCGGATGCAGCCTCGCTCGCGCAACTGTTCGGCAAAAATGTTCTCGCTTTCGCCGGCATCGGCGATCCCGAGCGGTTCTTCCGCACCCTTCGCGCGAGCGGCATCGCGGTCGCGCGCACGCGGCCCTTTGCCGACCACCACATGTTCTCCCGCGAGGAGATCGCAGCGCTCGCCGCGGATGCCGCGCGCGAGCAGCTGACGCTGGTGACGACCGAAAAGGACCTTGCGCGCCTGCGCGGCAGCGAGGGCGTGCCCGATGGAATCGTGCCGTTCGCGGTTCAGCTCGAATTCGACGACCCGGCCAAGCTGCGGCAATTGATCAGCGACCAGCTCTACAAGGCGCGCGAGCGAAGGTTCTCCAGGCGGTGATCTGGTAGGGTGGGCAAAGCGAAGCGTGCCCACCATCTCTCGTCGAATGTGAAGTGAGATGG
The sequence above is drawn from the Bradyrhizobium amphicarpaeae genome and encodes:
- a CDS encoding 3-deoxy-D-manno-octulosonic acid transferase, which codes for MAKLLPKSLPKSLPGSLPLTLRLYRRLASGLVPLAPALIRRRLKQGKEDPARVGERRGLSRDVRPHGPLVWIHGASVGEVLAAAALIERLRDLNLRILLTSGTVTSATVVAKRFPPDVIHQYVPYDSPRYVARFLDHWQPSLALFIESDLWPNLILAGATRRVPMVLINGRMSPRSFPRWRRMQGTISALLSRFDICLAQSRTDAERFATLGGRDVVTTGNLKLDVPAPPADPAKLERLMAMTRGRPIIVAASTHPGEDEMLVAAHRNLSGFFPQLLTVIVPRHPDRGSSISGLVTASGLKPALRSREELPTATTDVYVADTMGELGLFYRLSPIVFMGGSLIRHGGQNPIEAIKLGAAVVHGPHVFNFADVYEALDGSGGARQADTPEALVKQLGLLLAEPTVREKMQRAGAGVVEDLGGALNRTMTALEPYLLQLRIEMGAANA
- the lpxK gene encoding tetraacyldisaccharide 4'-kinase, whose amino-acid sequence is MREPAFWYRPRSLPSFALWPLGALYGAITQRRMLRQGTDAGIPVICVGNYHVGGAGKTPTVLALTRLLRELGETPVVLSRGYGGRLQGPVMVDRIRHTAADIGDEPLMMARDVPVVVARDRLDGIALAKSQGATLVLMDDGFQNPRLLKDASLIVIDSERGLGNGQIFPAGPLRAPLKAQLDRTDALVLIGDGHAADDVASALASRGKPELRARLKPDAASLAQLFGKNVLAFAGIGDPERFFRTLRASGIAVARTRPFADHHMFSREEIAALAADAAREQLTLVTTEKDLARLRGSEGVPDGIVPFAVQLEFDDPAKLRQLISDQLYKARERRFSRR